One window of the Macrobrachium nipponense isolate FS-2020 chromosome 22, ASM1510439v2, whole genome shotgun sequence genome contains the following:
- the LOC135198302 gene encoding pro-resilin-like produces the protein MKAFVVFALLSLAAADQRPPSNGYGAPPAPPSNGYGAPPSNSYGPPRNSYGVDPLAELAQNIPGGGVPGEDYPILASVPDTGFSCDAQNVPGYYADTDRQAQWDAVSRTPSSAPNGTIFNQQYLVCDWWFNFDCADAEDFYSVNEQIGVVAYDPYGRSHNGNGNGNGNNGYGSNGNGNGRKNKNGKKNGNGKKNGNQNGNGYGSNGNGAPALPSNGYGAPAAPMNGYGAPAAPMNGY, from the exons ATGAAGGCCTTTGTAGTGTTTG CTCTTCTCAGCCTCGCAGCTGCTGACCAACGCCCTCCTTCCAATGGTTATGGAGCCCCTCCAGCTCCTCCAAGCAACGGCTATGGAGCTCCTCCAAGCAACTCCTATGGCCCACCTAGGAACTCCTACGGAGTAGATCCTCTTGCTGAATTGGCCCAGAACATTCCTGGAGGCGGAGTTCCTGGAGAAGACTACCCTATTTTGGCCTCCGTCCCTGACACCGGTTTCTCCTGCGATGCTCAGAATGTCCCTGGTTATTATGCCGACACTGATC GACAGGCCCAATGGGACGCCGTCAGCAGGACTCCTTCCTCTGCCCCCAACGGCACCATCTTCAACCAACAGTACCTCGTCTGTGACTGGTGGTTCAACTTCGACTGTGCTGACGCTGAAGACTTCTACTCAGTCAACGAGCAGATTGGCGTCGTTGCCTACGACCCTTATGGCAGAAGTCACAACGGTAACGGCAATGGCAACGGTAACAATGGTTATGGTTCAAATGGCAacggaaatggaagaaaaaacaagaatggtaagaaaaatggaaatggcaaaaagaatggaaaccaaaatggtaACGGTTATGGTTCCAATGGCAATGGCGCACCTGCCCTTCCTAGCAATGGATATGGAGCCCCAGCTGCTCCTATGAATGGCTACGGAGCACCAGCTGCTCCTATGAATGGATATTGA